Sequence from the Theropithecus gelada isolate Dixy chromosome 20, Tgel_1.0, whole genome shotgun sequence genome:
GGTTGAATGGATAagagtgatggtgatgataaagaGGAGaatggtgctggtgctggtggtggtagtgatgatgatgatggtggtggtggtggtgatggtaatgatggcaGTAGTAAtagtgataatggtggtgatgatggtgatgatgatggtgatggtggtatgATGGTGGTGgttggtggcggtggtggtgatGACGACGATGGTGATGACAATGGcaatggtggtgatagtgatggtggtggtggtggtggtgatgatgatggtgatggtggtggtgttggtgatgCTGCtcctggtggtgatggtggtagtggtggtgatggtggtgatgaagatgatggtgatggtagtgatgatggtggtgatgctggtggtggtgttggtgatgctgctggtggtgatggtggtgatggtgatgatggtgatgataatgatgatggtggtggcgTTGGtggggatgatggtgatggtggtggtggtggtgatggtgttgctgtccatggtgatggtggtggtggtgatgatggtgatgaagatgatggtgatggtgttgctgtctgtggtgatggtggtagtggtgttgGTGATGCtgctggtggtgatgatgatggtgatggtagtgatgatggtggtggcgtggtggggatgatggtgatggtggtggtgatggtgttgctgtccatggtgatggtggtggtggtgatggtggtgatgatgatgatggtgatggtggtgatggtggtgctgctgatggtgatggtggtggtgatggtgttgctgtccgtggtggtgatgatggtggtggtgttggtgatgCTGccggtggtgatggtggtggtgatgatggtgatgtggtggtgatggtgttggtggtggtgctgatgttggtgatggtggtggtgatgctgccggtggtgatggtggtggtgatgatggtgatgtggtggtgttggtgttggtggtggtgctgatgttggtgatggtggtggtgatgctgccggtggtgatggtggtggtgatgatggtgatgtggtggtggtggtgttggtggtggtgctgatgttggtgatggtggtggtgatgctgccggtggtgatggtggtgctgatgttggtgatggtggtggtgatggtgttggtggtgatgatggtggcagtggtggtgatggtgttggtggtggtcGTGATGGTATTGGTGATGGTGgttatgatggtgatggtggtggtggtggtgatggtgatggtggtggtgatggtggcagtggtggtggctaTGATAATGAAGAAAGACTTTGGGGGTACAAATGATAGATTCTGAGGACCTGGACTACCTCAGTGCTTTAGAGAACTTTTATGAAAAACTGATGTGCCTTTTCCCATTCTAGTTAGCCCAGACTACACTTGAAGGTGGATTTTGGAGGAAGGGTGCTTGGAGCTGGAGGGACTCTTGGAGATGATTTGCAAATCCTGGCAGGACTGTGAGGCCTGCCACACCCCTCCTTCCTACTGCCCCAGGTGGTCCCAAGGCCGCCTTCCCTTCCACACCCGTAGCCTCCAGCGCTCCAAGGCTGGGGACCGCCCCCGTCTGTGCTGCGTGCGCACTCCGAGCTTGTCCTCGGCGGCGAGAAGGAGGGCGCAGAGGGTCAGCTGCGACCCGGCCAGAGCAGGAGCTGCGGGAAGACCCTGGAGagcagggctgggagtggggagctGGCAGTGTGGCGCCAAGAAAAAGGGTTAGGGCGGAAAGCCAGAGTCAGAGGCAGAGAGGGTAGCAGAGAGGGGAGCATCTCGGGTCGGGGGAAGGGTTCGTGGAgagtgaggcaggggaatggaggGAGTAGGGGTCTGGGGAAAGTGAGGATTTTGAAGTGAGAGAGTCCGCTTGGACTGGGCGTGGAGGGCTGAGGTTGGAGTGGGGCTGGGGGACAAGGTGGGTTAAGGTGCTGGTGGGGAAGGACTAGGGCTTCCAGGAGGGTCTGAAGGCGGAGGTGGAGGTCGGACAGCACACAGGTGAGGGGGTCTGCAGGTAGAGCTGGCATTGGAGGGCTGGGAACGTGGACGGGGGCTGAGCGGGCGCGCGTGCAGATCGGAGCCGGCAGGTGAGGCTCTGAGGGTGGATCCAGGGTCTGAGCTAGGGCCAGGGGTccaaaggaaaggctttcagatCTGAGCTCGGCGGCTCCGGCGGTGGAGCTGGGAGCCCGCGGTGGCCTACTGGTGACGGGGGCGGGCACAGAGGGGTCGCGCCTCGGCCGCAGGAACCCGCGGCTGCTGGTCCTGGGCTCGGCGATGCGGGTGCACCTGGGCGGGCTGGCCGGCGCGGCTGCGCTGACCGGGGCGCTCAGCTTTGTGCTTCTGGCGGCCGCCATCGGCACGGACTTCTGGTACATCATTGACACCGAGAGACTGGAGAGGAGCGGCCCGGGGGCGCAGGACCTGCTGGGGTCCATCAATGGCAGCCAGCTGGAGCCTCTGAGCTCCCACTCCGGTCTCTGGCGGACCTGCCGGGGTAAGGGTGCACCCCggggctgggagctgtggctgCGAACTCCCCCTGCGCGGTGCCCTGCTCGCTTGGGACCTGTTGCTTGGCGCGCTCTCCTCCCCCAAGTTCCTAGAATGCAATGTCTAGAGACTCGGGGGGAAGGTGAGCAGAAGGCCGGGACTGTGAAAGCCCTTCCGAGAGGCGCCCCGCCTGCGATCCCAACTGCTCTAGTTCTCCCCATGCCCTCCCCGGGTGGGGCACTTAGGGTGAGCATGGGGGCAAAGCCGCAGACGGGGGTTCTGCGCAGAACTCCGGGGTCCTGCGCCCATGGATTCCTCCGTCCTATCCAGTCCAGAGCCCGTGCACACCGCTGATGAACCCCTTCTGGCTGGAGAACGTGACAGTCAGCGAATCCAGCCGGCAACTTCTCAGTGAGTCCGGGGAGGGTGAGGATGGAGGAAGCGCCCCAGTCCTAGCCGTGGGTTCTGGAGCCTTTCCCCAAACAGCTGGGCTTCAGAGCTTGCGGAGGGGGTGGCTGGGGTGGCCTCTGACAGTCTGGCCTGAGAATGCAGTGGCCATAAGACCCAGGGTTGGGGTCTCTCCTGATCCACCTGTGACGTTTTATGGTTTAGGGTTCATTCAGCTGACATTGACTAATGGCGTTCTTTGCACCGTTTTGATTGATGGTTAAGACACAGGCCATCCCCTTAAGGAGCTCACAATGGTGCTGGGGACAAATGTGGAGATGCGCAGTTAGAGTTCAGAGTGAAGAGCAGCGTGATGAGGGGAAGGTGGGAAGACCCTGCAGAGACCTAAATTAGCCTGGGGAGGTGAATGGTGAAAAGAGAGGTCTCATTCCACAGATTCCATGCCAGCGTTGTTTGTATCCACATTTCCTAGAACAAGGACTTTGCAGTAGTGGGGTACGataaaaatttgcatataaatatGTGATTGGAGCCAGGCAATTAGGAGGTGGGAACAGCCCCTCCTCCCAGGGCCATTGTGTCCCTGTTATTCAGAGCTGGTTCTTAGTACCCAGCTCAGCGCCTGGAACTCAGTAAAAGTTGTGAGGActgaaagcaagaaaggaaatggGATGAACGAGCATTTGTGGAGGGAGGGAAGTAAACGTAACAGTTCAATTCATTGAGGCTTGCGATAAGCCAGACATGGAGCGAACTGCTTTTCATCTATGTCTTCATTTGATTCCTACAGCCACACCCTATGAAGTTATCAgtatcttcatttctgccttcatttttccaatgaggaggcccagagaggttctGTAGGACGATctgatgaggaaatgaagactgAGTTTTGTAGGCTTTGAAAATGTGGGcaggttttttttgagacagggtcttgctctgtcacccaggctggagtacagtggcacaatcttggctcactgcaacctcctcctcccaggttcaggcaattttcctgcctcagcctcccgagtagctgaaactacaggtgcttgccaccacgcccggctaattttttgtatttctagtacaaatggggttt
This genomic interval carries:
- the TMEM114 gene encoding transmembrane protein 114 isoform X3, giving the protein MRVHLGGLAGAAALTGALSFVLLAAAIGTDFWYIIDTERLERSGPGAQDLLGSINGSQLEPLSSHSGLWRTCRVQSPCTPLMNPFWLENVTVSESSRQLLKMGSCCVAQTGLKFLASRDPLASAFQSAGITGCIGSRAASASGEASGNLQSGQKVKA
- the TMEM114 gene encoding transmembrane protein 114 isoform X5, which codes for MRVHLGGLAGAAALTGALSFVLLAAAIGTDFWYIIDTERLERSGPGAQDLLGSINGSQLEPLSSHSGLWRTCRVQSPCTPLMNPFWLENVTVSESSRQLLTAF
- the TMEM114 gene encoding transmembrane protein 114 isoform X2; translated protein: MRVHLGGLAGAAALTGALSFVLLAAAIGTDFWYIIDTERLERSGPGAQDLLGSINGSQLEPLSSHSGLWRTCRVQSPCTPLMNPFWLENVTVSESSRQLLTMVTLAGISVYIAYSAAAFREALCLLQEKALLDQVDIHFGWSLALGWISFIAELLTGGAFLAAARELSLRRRQDQAI